The following coding sequences are from one Osmia bicornis bicornis chromosome 2, iOsmBic2.1, whole genome shotgun sequence window:
- the LOC114874163 gene encoding metalloproteinase inhibitor 3 yields the protein MWRLRFWTYLLLIALSLAPVQRVMACSCMRSHPQTQFCNSDFVALVRVKKEIPMNEHEIGYNVKTSKIFKVNSSKSYYALKKNVLWTSSSDGMCGVRLKIGETYVVSGTTIGDRARISICGLSLQWRTVPSRQRKAFKQLYRHGCNCSIHYTPWWTKGAVLENVGGKECLWESKPGPEDCQSDYGICMVAEGTCSWVNSVPYKNCIKEYQQKREQQRAREP from the exons ATGTGGCGATTAAGGTTTTGGACGTACCTTCTGCTGATAGCGTTATCGCTAGCACCGGTGCAGAGGGTTATGGCGTGTTCTTGCATGAGAAGTCACCCCCAGACTCAGTTTTGCAATTCAGATTTCG TTGCCTTGGTACGAGTGAAGAAGGAGATACCTATGAACGAGCACGAAATCGGCTACAACGTGAAAACCAGTAAAATCTTCAAG gTAAACAGCTCGAAATCGTATTACGCCCTTAAGAAAAATGTCCTATGGACCTCATCCTCGGACGGTATGTGCGGAGTGCGTCTTAAAATCGGAGAAACTTATGTTGTGAGTGGAACTACGATTGGCGATCGAGCTCGTATATCGATCTGTGGATTATCGCTTCAATGGCGAACTGTGCCTAGCAGGCAACGGAAAGCTTTCAAACAATTATATCGTCACGGTTGCAACTGCAGT atcCATTATacaccatggtggacgaagggAGCGGTTCTGGAGAACGTGGGAGGAAAAGAGTGTCTATGGGAAAGTAAACCAGGCCCTGAAGATTGTCAAAGTGATTACGGCATATGCATGGTTGCTGAAGGCACATGTTCGTGGGTTAATTCCGTGCCTTACAAGAACTGCATCAAAGAGTATCAACAGAAACGGGAGCAGCAACGAGCACGAGAAccttaa